The Patescibacteria group bacterium DNA window TGCAAATGCTGGCAGACAGTAAACACCACGTGCACCATTCACGTAAAATGAAAGCCTGAATGGCAGTGAGATAGAGCGAGAAGCAAAAGGCAAATAGTGAAAGGATGAACGTTGCAGTGATGAGCAGCGTGCTTTCAAGGCCACTAATAATAGCCACTATATGTGCTACTGCGGTAAAGCCATAGTAGGCCATACCCAGGAACTCAAGTGGAATACCGAATAATTTTGAATATCGACTGTGCACCACGGTCTCGCACTTGTGTTTCGTTATGGGGCAAAGCAGTGGTACTGGGCCATGTTTGTGCCGGTAGACATAAAGTGCAATGGCAAAGCCGGAGCTCGCGAGAAGAATTATGGCAAGATGAAATAACATAGTTGCGCCATAGTAACGTATGCAGAAGAAACTGCCTAGTCATTCCATCGCTTGACATACCCCCAGGGGGGTATATAGTGTCGGTATGGAATCATCCAATACTAAAAAACTTGTTCGTCGGCTGAAGATAATTGAAGGTCAAATTCGTGGTCTGCAAACTATGGTTGCAGATGGCACGTATTGTATTGATGTAATTACGCAAACGTCTGCTGTGAAGCAGGCGTTGTCGAACGTAGAAGATATTTTGCTCGAAAATCATCTTGGATCTTGTGCCATAAAGCAGGTGCAGTCTGGGCAAGTGGAGAAAGCGAAGCGTGAAATACTTCGAGTTTATAAATTAAAACGACGCTAATATGCGCTCAGAAACGCTTCGTGTTGTTGGTATGCATTGCGCATCCTGTGCGTTTAATATTGAAAAGGCCATTAAAAATAAGCCTGGCGTTGGTACCGTCGCGGTTAATTACGCTATGGAGTCTGCGGAAATTACTTATGACGAAAAGGCGACAACTATAGCCGACCTGTCTAAAGAAATTGCGCCACTTGGCTATTCGTTTGCGACTCAAGATGCGGCAATGGAACATCACGCCGGTGCTGATATGAAAGCTGACGAGCTTACGACGCTTCGCCACAAAGTTGTGGTCGCTATTCCGCTTGTGGTCATTAGTGTTTTTATAATGGTACTGGAATTTTTGGTGTATCCATTTGCGGTTATTCCTGAATTGCCAGTTGCGGCAGAAGAGTTTATGCACCATCTTATGCCAGTGCTCGCCACGGTGGCTCTCTTTTTGGTTGGTGACCAGTATATAAAAGGCGTATGGGTATTTTTGCGCCACGGTGTTGCCAATATGGATACGCTCGTTGGCATAGGCACGATGACGGCTTTTGCATATAGCTTTATTATCGCTGCTTTTGAGCAGCAGCTCGCACCATACATAGACGTGACCCACAGTTATTATGATGTTGTCGTCGTGGTCATTGGCCTTATTACGCTCGGCAAGTATTTAGAGGCGAACGCCAAGCGTAGAACTGGAGATGCCATTCGCGCCTTGCTCGGACTGCAGGTCAAGACGGCGCTCGTCGTGCGTGATGGCGTCGAGCAAGAGCTAGCAGTTGACCAAGTAAAACATGGCGACATTATTATGATTAAGCCGGGCATGCGTATACCGGTTGACGGTACGGTACTGTCTGGTAGTTCATACGTTGACGAAGCAATGGTGACCGGTGAACCTATGCCAGTAGAGAAGCGTGTTGGTGAAAACGTCGTGGCGGGAACGGTAAACACAACTGGTAATTTTACATTCACAGCCACAGGCGTTGGTGAGGAAACCTTGCTGGCAAGTATTGTGAAGCTAGTAGCAGCGGCGCAAGGATCGCGTGCGCCAATTCAGCGTTTGGCAGATGCCATCTCTCAAGTATTTGTACCGACCGTTATTGGAATTTCTTTTGTAACTTTAGGTCTTTGGCTTACCGTTGGGCCACAGTATTTGCCTTTTGCTACCGCCCTTTCACTTGGCTTGACGTGTTTTGTTGGCGTACTGGTCATTGCCTGTCCTTGCGCCTTGGGTTTAGCGACACCAACAGCAATTATTGTGGGGGTAGGAAAGGCGGCGCAAGATGGCATTTTAATTAAGAACGCAGAAGTATTGGAACGATTACACAAAGTAACAACACTCGTCATTGATAAGACTGGCACGCTCACCGAAGGTAAACCTCGCGTGACAAGTGTGATTCCTTTGGGAGGTCATAGTGAGGACGAAGTACTCTCGTATGCAGCCGCTCTTGAATCGTTGTCTGAGCATCCCATTGCCACAAGCATTGTGGCTGCGGCAGAAGCAAAACACGTAACAAAAGTACTCGTGAGTAATTTTGAAAATATGCCGGGTGTTGGTGTGAGGGGTGATATTGCTGGTGAAGTGTATTACATAGGTGGCCCAGCACTACTCACAAAACTCACTCTTCCTGTGCCAGCGGAACTTACTGTAATTGCTAACCAAGGTGCGACCGCTGTGGTGCTCGTAGCGAAGCAGCAAATTCTGGGTGTCATTGCTGTGGGAGATGAAGTGAAGGCCGGTGCGAAACAGGCAGTTCAAGAGCTGCAACACCTTGGTGTCAATGTGATTATGGCTACAGGAGATCATGTTATGTCGGCAAAATTTGTGGCGGCTGCGGTGGGCATTGAGCCAGAAAATATTATTGCTGGATTACTTCCAGCAGATAAACTGACGTTGGTGCGTGAATGGCAAGCGAAAGGTGCGATTGTGGCGGTTGCTGGAGATGGCGTGAACGACGCGCCGGCGCTTGCGCAGGCGAACGTTGGAATTGCCATGGCAACCGGCACAGATGTTTCTATTGAGGCAAGCGATGTAACGTTGCTTCATGGCGACATAACGAAAGTTGCCAAAGCTATTCTGTTATCGCGCCGTACTATGAGAACCATTCGGCAAAATCTTTTCTGGGCATTCGCGTACAATGTCATTGGTATACCGCTCGCGGCTGGTCTCTTTTATCCAGTGTTTGGGTGGCTGCTTTCACCGGTTTTCGCTGGGTTTGCTATGGCGTTCTCTAGTGTGTCTGTATTAGGTAACTCCCTACGCTTGAAATTAATACGTTTATAAACTATGGCATCTACCACAAAAACTTTTTCCGTTCACGGTATGCACTGTGCGTCGTGCGTTGTAGTTATTAACGATACGCTGAAGGCAATGCCAGGTGTGGCGGCGGTTGATACTAATCTTGCGAAGCAATCAGTTACCGTAACTGGTGAATTTGAACAAAGCGACAACGAACTTGCCGAGCGTTTTACGGAAGGTGTAAAGCATCACGGCTACACCATAACTGAACTCGGTGTTGTTCCGTTGAAAGCCGTGCTGTGGCGAGATTTTGCAATTGGCGGGATTATTGCTTTTTTGATAGTTGCGGGATTTCTCGCGCTACAGAAAATGGGCATCGGTAACATTTTAGGCGGCACTGGAATGAGTTACCTCACCGCATTTCTTGTGGGTATTGTTGCTTCACTATCTACATGCCTTGCTATTGTTGGCGGCTTGGTCCTCACGTTGTCGTCAACGTATGCGCAGAGCGGGAAGAGTTGGCGACCACATGCTGCATTCCATGTAGGTCGACTTGTGGGCTTCTTTATTTTGGGTGGGCTTATTGGTATTGCGGGTAGCACGTTTCAAATAGCCACCAGTTGGACTGCGGGCATAAGTATTGCTGTTGGTGTTGTTATGTTCCTACTGGGCCTTAGTCTTCTTGAGATAATGCCTGCGGCAAGTCGGTTGTTACCGCGTTTACCAAGCACGCTGCACAAGCGACTTTCTACTCAAGGGAGTGGCGGTGCAGCTGCACCATTCTTTATTGGTGCCGCAACATTTTTCTTACCCTGTGGATTTACGCAGTCAATGCAGCTATATGCGCTTTCAACAGGAAGCTTCATAACCGGTGCGCTTACTATGTTCATATTTACCCTTGGAACGTTGCCAGTACTCCTGTTACTTTCGTTTGGAGCATTTGAGGTGCGTAATAGGTCTTGGCGCGGTATCTTTTTTAAAGCAGCCGGTCTTCTGGTAATTATACTGGCGCTCTTTAATGTTTATAATGCACTAGCTGTGTTAGGATTTGTGCAGCCAGTAAACATTTTTTAGGAAAATATGAGAGGTTTTATTCTTGTCTTTGGCGTTGGTATGGGGGCTGCTTTAATAATGGCGGTACTATGGTTTGCTGTGCCGGACAATAACGTAGATGTGGCAACTACTGGAGACGCCGTGACAGTTCTCGAAGATGGTAGTCAGCGCATTACCATATTGGCCCGGGGAGGTTACTCGCCACGGCAGGTAACAGCAAAGGCTGGTATTCCTACGACGCTGCGTATGAAGACAAATGGTACGTACGATTGCTCGGCCAGTCTTGTTATACCGTCCTTAGGCTACGAAGCGACGTTACCCTCGACAGGTGAAAAAGATATTCAGATTTCGGCCAGTCAAGCTAAAGGAACGTTGGATGGCCTCTGTAGTATGGGCATGTACAGTTTTCGTATAAGCTTTGTTAATTAGAGTGTTGAATATTTTGGAGGGTCGTGTATGATTGGCTTCATTACCTATCAGAGGGTGATTTTTTAAAAAATGTATTCTCGGTAAAGCTCCGGGGTAGCTCAGCGGTAGAGCAGTGCGCTGTTAACGCATTGGTCGTGGGTTCGAGTCCCACCCCCGGAGCTTTGGAGAGAATACGACAAAGAGAAGGGGGAGCGAATGAACTGCTTCATTCGCGTTGGGGCGAGAAAGCCGGAACGATGTCTGAGGAGTACTGCTGACGACGAAGACCGTGAGGCGGGGTCGCGACCAAGGAGGCGGAAGCCGACGAGAGTTGTGACCGAGTCCCACCCCCGGAGCTTTGGAGAGAATACGACAAAGAGAAGGGGGAGCGAATGAACTGCTTCATTCGCGTTGGGGCGAGAAGCGCGCAGCGATGTTCGACGAGGATTGCCGCCGAGGCGAACCGCGAGCGGCGGCCTGCGAACGCTGAGGTGGAAACCGAAGCGATTTGTAGGAGAGTCCCACCCCCGGAGCTATCAAAGGACGTCTGTTACTAGCAGGTGTTTTTTGTTACCCTCTACGCATGGCGCCGTATCAATCGTTTAAAATATTCTTGATTGACACGGTTGGATTATCTAAAAATGG harbors:
- a CDS encoding cupredoxin domain-containing protein, with protein sequence MRGFILVFGVGMGAALIMAVLWFAVPDNNVDVATTGDAVTVLEDGSQRITILARGGYSPRQVTAKAGIPTTLRMKTNGTYDCSASLVIPSLGYEATLPSTGEKDIQISASQAKGTLDGLCSMGMYSFRISFVN
- a CDS encoding vitamin K epoxide reductase family protein, with amino-acid sequence MLFHLAIILLASSGFAIALYVYRHKHGPVPLLCPITKHKCETVVHSRYSKLFGIPLEFLGMAYYGFTAVAHIVAIISGLESTLLITATFILSLFAFCFSLYLTAIQAFILREWCTWCLLSASICTAIALLALKMLL
- a CDS encoding sulfite exporter TauE/SafE family protein, producing MASTTKTFSVHGMHCASCVVVINDTLKAMPGVAAVDTNLAKQSVTVTGEFEQSDNELAERFTEGVKHHGYTITELGVVPLKAVLWRDFAIGGIIAFLIVAGFLALQKMGIGNILGGTGMSYLTAFLVGIVASLSTCLAIVGGLVLTLSSTYAQSGKSWRPHAAFHVGRLVGFFILGGLIGIAGSTFQIATSWTAGISIAVGVVMFLLGLSLLEIMPAASRLLPRLPSTLHKRLSTQGSGGAAAPFFIGAATFFLPCGFTQSMQLYALSTGSFITGALTMFIFTLGTLPVLLLLSFGAFEVRNRSWRGIFFKAAGLLVIILALFNVYNALAVLGFVQPVNIF
- a CDS encoding heavy metal translocating P-type ATPase, which encodes MRSETLRVVGMHCASCAFNIEKAIKNKPGVGTVAVNYAMESAEITYDEKATTIADLSKEIAPLGYSFATQDAAMEHHAGADMKADELTTLRHKVVVAIPLVVISVFIMVLEFLVYPFAVIPELPVAAEEFMHHLMPVLATVALFLVGDQYIKGVWVFLRHGVANMDTLVGIGTMTAFAYSFIIAAFEQQLAPYIDVTHSYYDVVVVVIGLITLGKYLEANAKRRTGDAIRALLGLQVKTALVVRDGVEQELAVDQVKHGDIIMIKPGMRIPVDGTVLSGSSYVDEAMVTGEPMPVEKRVGENVVAGTVNTTGNFTFTATGVGEETLLASIVKLVAAAQGSRAPIQRLADAISQVFVPTVIGISFVTLGLWLTVGPQYLPFATALSLGLTCFVGVLVIACPCALGLATPTAIIVGVGKAAQDGILIKNAEVLERLHKVTTLVIDKTGTLTEGKPRVTSVIPLGGHSEDEVLSYAAALESLSEHPIATSIVAAAEAKHVTKVLVSNFENMPGVGVRGDIAGEVYYIGGPALLTKLTLPVPAELTVIANQGATAVVLVAKQQILGVIAVGDEVKAGAKQAVQELQHLGVNVIMATGDHVMSAKFVAAAVGIEPENIIAGLLPADKLTLVREWQAKGAIVAVAGDGVNDAPALAQANVGIAMATGTDVSIEASDVTLLHGDITKVAKAILLSRRTMRTIRQNLFWAFAYNVIGIPLAAGLFYPVFGWLLSPVFAGFAMAFSSVSVLGNSLRLKLIRL
- a CDS encoding metal-sensitive transcriptional regulator, which gives rise to MESSNTKKLVRRLKIIEGQIRGLQTMVADGTYCIDVITQTSAVKQALSNVEDILLENHLGSCAIKQVQSGQVEKAKREILRVYKLKRR